The genomic window atgtgcttagtcgctcagtcatgtccgactgtttgtgatccatggactgtagctgtcaggcatctctgtctgtgggatttcccaggtaagaatactggagtgggtagccattcccttctgcaggggatcttccccatccaagaataaagcctggtctcctgcattgcagaagattctttaccatctgagataccagggaagcctagatctTTATCTTAACCACTAACAAGtctataacggagaaggcaatggcaacccactccagtactcttgcttggaaaatcccatggatggaggagcctggtaggctgcagtccctggggtcgccaagagtcggacgcgactgagtgatttaactttcacttttcaacaatTCTATAAATTGTCTGCATCCataatttgttgaattttttagTATTATAACCTTTTTTAAGGGAATTAAAGTTTGGTAACTTGAAGTTTACATCAGATTATAAAGTTAATAAGAGAGAAATCGTGGACTAGAATTCAGGTCTTCCAATTATTTGTCCCACTCTTCTGCAGTTTCCTTAATGTTGTAGTACCTTCTGAATATTGGGCTTTCTTTTGTCCATATCAAGTCTCTTGTTGTATTATTCTTTTGTGTTCTGTTATTCCTGAAAtatcagacacaagtgagtgtgCATTCACATGTAAAAATTCCTTCACAATCTTGTTCTGTAATTGATAGGATTTAGGCTATGTGCTTCCATAGCGCTTCACTCTCTTAGGCAAATTGACCTCCCTGAAAGAGTTGTTAGCTTAAAGGATAATGCTTTTGAGTGGAGAAAGAAGCCAAATTTGAatccattttatttcaatttttccaaCACGTACAACCAACTACTTTATTAGAGATCtgggcaggggcggggtgggggtggggaggtgggagggtgaggCTACAAAGTACATATAAATCAGAAATAATTactaaatatttgtgtgtgagtgctcaatcattcagtctgactctgcagctccatggactgaggccactaggctcctctgtccatgggattctccaggcaagaatactggagtgggttgccatttccaattccaggggatcttcccaacccaacaatggaacctgcatctcctacatctcctgcttgctgctgctgctatgtcgcttcagtcgtgtctgactctgtgtgaccccatagatggcagcccaccagactcccccgtcccagggattctccaggcaagaacgctggagtgggttgccatttccttctccagtgcatgaaagtgaaaagtgaaagtgaagtcgcccagtcctgtccaactcttcgcaaccccattgactgcagcccatcaggctcctccgtccacgggattttcgaggcaagagtactggagtggggtgccatcgctttctccgaCATCTCCTGCTTAGgaaatttaaaatcttattcTTCTTTCCAGTTCCCTGATTTCTATTGGGCTTCTTAAAGaatatgtttctcttttaaaattcatttaatttataatCTCAACCCAatttttatctgttctttttcttctgtctccATTAACGaagaaagtgtttttaaatttcctcagATTATATATTgtgccctgggaagcccaggacccTTTCAAATTGTCAAATCTCCTGATTTCCCGCTCCCAAGGCAGCTTCTTAAATGCAACTTGCCCTCAAGTAGTGTCCATAATAAGGAGTTTCAGAGTCAGGAAGTAGATAGAATTAGTCAAGTAGCACTTCTTCcagaagtataaaatatttgaGCCAGTCTTTGAAGAAGATGTAGATGAATTATACAGATTAATGTGAGATCAACTGTGAACTATTCTAAAAATATGTAACTagtagatatgtatatataatattacatatgtataaatgaaaCTATTATGTATAGCTATTAAATACGTAATTATTAGCATTAGTGTTATTAGAAGTCATCtaaaacactaaaatatatttaattattctaaaagggaaatgtttactaaaaaagaaaaaaatttttgaaaaaaatttattcaattttttttaaagctgtgggCCTAAAATAGGCAGTGAATTATTAAGTACTGTTGCCAGTGTCTTCAAAAGACATAGGGCATAGCTGAGGAGTAGACCAGGGTCAACAATTCTTCTGGCCAGGAGGGTCTTTCCTAGTTGATATTCTGCTTCTATTTTCTCTAGATTTCAAACTTCCTTGCTTCCTGGACAATCCTTGGCACTTTCTCTAATTGTGATGATTTCCTACCTTATAGCTGCCCCTGAAATCTGTGACTATGATGATAAGGAAAGGATTTCCTCCTAGTACTACCTGGAGGCCTCTTCAGATCCAAAGGCTGAACCCTGAATCTGACCTCACGATTCTACTTTGAGATTCTTATCTTTGTGTCTATGTTCTATTTATTTTCAGGTCTTGTTCTGACACCTGATTTTCTGGAGAAGATGCTGTGGCCTCCAGTGACCTAAATTATACCCCACGACCAGATTATGACCCTAGGGTTGTGTTTAATGTAGCCTGAGGGCCCCTTGAGCCAATGTGGATTCACTCTTCAATCTGGTGCTGCCATCATTAAATCTTTTGATGTCCTAATTATGTGGAAGGAAAATATCACTCATATTAGTGAATTTgtcctggtgggcttccctacTTACCCTTGGCTGCAAgttctgcttttcttcctcttcctcatcaCCTACCTGTTTGTGCTGTTGGAGAATGTAGTCACCATCCTCACCATATGGGTCACTGGATCCCTGCACAAGCCCATGTATTATTTTCTGGGCACCATGTCCTTTCTGGAGACCTGGTATATATCTGTCACCGTCCCCAAGATGCTGGCTGGATTCCTGCTTTGTCCCAATACCATCTCCTTCTTGGGATGCATGGCCCAGCTCTATTTCTTCATGTCACTTGCCTGTACAGAGTGTGTGCTCTTGGCTGCCATGGCCTATGACCATTATGTGGCTATATGTTGGCCTCTTCGCTATCCGGTTATGATGACCACAGAATTTTGTGTTCAGCTAACCATCAGTTCCTGGCTGAGTGGCTTTACTGTCTCCTTGGCAAAAGTATACTTCATCTCCCAAGTTTCCTTCTGTGGTAATAATATCTTGAACCATTTTTTCTGTGATGTTTCCCCTATCCTCAAATTGGCTTGCATGGACTCATCTGTGGCAAAGATGGTAGACTTTGTAGTAGCCATCATCATCCTTGTGTTCCCTCTCTCAGCCACTGTCCTTTCCTATGCCTTCATTGTCTCTGCCATCCTGCACATTCCTTCAGCCACTGGGCAGTGGCTTCTCTACCTGTGCCTCTCACCTTATGGTGGTAGTCATCTTCTACACAGCCGTGATCTTCATGTATGTCCGACCTCGGGCCATTGCTTCATTCAATTCTAACAAGTTGATCTCAGCCATATATGCAGTCTTTACTCCCATGCTCAACCCTATCATCTACTGCCTGAGGAACAAGGAGGTCAAAATTGCCGTCAGAAAAACCATGGCAAGTGGCCGAGCTCTTTTCTTGAGAGATTCTCTTTGCTGAAGAGATTCAgatttcagattttcttcttgttttcatcatctgcaatgataaACATACTGACTTAATACAATAATTCAGGAATAAGAGGTTATATATCAAAGaaaattcccttttctttcttgtattaattaaattctttcttttagGAGGCAAAGAGTTAAATAATCAGAACTCTAAAACACATACATTAGTAAAATCATTATaaagtaattctatttttcaagAAGATATTCAGAAATAGTTATGCAACTAGTTTTTAGAGTTATATTAATGGCatttttctagtttaattttgttttgttttaaaagcccTTTCTGTCTTAGGAGGCATATAAAAAAGAGGCTCTGCGATGGTCAATGTAGTGACCTGTTGCTTGCTCCTAGTGGGTTAGGGGACTTGTTCCTTTTATAATCAACTGACCTTAACGATATCtcatttaattactttttaaaatctatgaaaaaatgagagagaaataccTTTCAGACTCCAAAAAAAACATTGCAAGATAGAGTGCAAAACTTACCATGGTAGAGAGAAAACaggattttatatacatatatatgtatacatacatatatataatatctttgcccattttataataaaacccacttataaaatgtattatatgatatgtaatataaatttttatagtataaaatacatacaatgtAAAATTTCCAACAAATgggatatatttataaaatacataatttcacACTTTAGTTCTCTTCCTTTATTGGAACTGCTACATATATAATTTTGGGGTGTTATAGTTGGGGCTTAGACTCAGAAAAACTAGAAGCAATTCATTAAAGCCCCCTAGTTTTCACGTAAAGTAAGCACTGGCATTAACAAGAGCCACAAAACTGCTTTTGTTAGTAATGCTTACTTGGCCTGGATGTATAAGATTTTTCCAAGTTTCCCAGAACATCTcccttctaaattttttttttaattttgtaatggtGGATGCAATATGCTAAGAAGTAGTACATGCTTTCATTCAGCCATTATAAAATGATAGAGGAAAAATGGATTCTGTCTGGCTTAGCAAACATATTGGATGAGAGAATTAACAAAATATGTTCTGCCAAGAGTTTAAGGATGGCAGGCATGCCATTTTACCCTAACAACTTAGAAGCCACATTTCATAAGTTTTAATTGGGttcttaatttatatattatatttgttttgttttgactttaCATTATAACTACATGGTCTTCCTATTTTGTATTAAGTTTTTATATAAGATcagatgaggggcttccctgttgtctcagtagtaaagaatctgcctgccaaggcaggagacacaggtttgatccctgatccgggaagatcccacatgctgtgaagcaactagG from Bos mutus isolate GX-2022 unplaced genomic scaffold, NWIPB_WYAK_1.1 CTG1210, whole genome shotgun sequence includes these protein-coding regions:
- the LOC102267397 gene encoding LOW QUALITY PROTEIN: olfactory receptor 6B9 (The sequence of the model RefSeq protein was modified relative to this genomic sequence to represent the inferred CDS: inserted 2 bases in 1 codon), which encodes MWKENITHISEFVLVGFPTYPWLQVLLFFLFLITYLFVLLENVVTILTIWVTGSLHKPMYYFLGTMSFLETWYISVTVPKMLAGFLLCPNTISFLGCMAQLYFFMSLACTECVLLAAMAYDHYVAICWPLRYPVMMTTEFCVQLTISSWLSGFTVSLAKVYFISQVSFCGNNILNHFFCDVSPILKLACMDSSVAKMVDFVVAIIILVFPLSATVLSYAFIVSAILHIPSATGQWXFSTCASHLMVVVIFYTAVIFMYVRPRAIASFNSNKLISAIYAVFTPMLNPIIYCLRNKEVKIAVRKTMASGRALFLRDSLC